The stretch of DNA TGGTTTGTAGTTTAAAGTGGGAGCAGGGAGCcgaataatcacagaatcacctgggttggaaaagaccttcaagatggCGTCCAACCACCAACCTGATGTACTGGGTACCATCCCTAAACCGTACCCGTTAATGGCACATCCACCCATCTCTTAAATAtgtccagggatggggactccaccgCTCccatgggcagcctgttccaatactgTAGATGGGGTTGGAAAGCCAGTTCTAATAACAGCTCAACTGGTAGTCACCCAACATCAGGTGAGACTGGGGCTCAGcccagagaaagaaatcttttgttcttctcttttccttgtgcGTCCAGTATCAGCTGGACTGCAAAGCtcagaaattggaaaaaaaaaaaaaaaaaaggtacaagaATTCCTTCCTCTGCATTCTCAGGCTGTAGGATTAGTTTCTGGTTGACAGTGGTGTCCAAGAACAGAGCAAGGAGCATGGGGTTATGacagacagaggaagaaatcaaTTTCTAACTGCATGCAACAGAAAGTCAGTATGCTTTGTGGGGCTTAGGCTCAGGGCTCATCCCAGTGTACAGCAGAGAATTATTCACTTCTTACCAAGCTGGAGGGATACCTTTCTCATACACATTGCTGTGATTAATCACTCATTTACAGGCTCACTTATTATCCATTGCTCACACTAAGGCATCACTAAGAAGATCTATTGATTTCTATTGAGATCTAAATTATTAGCCTGCTAGGTGAATATGAACTGAGATTAAGATTTTCCTTCATCAGGGAATGAAGTATTGATATCCGGTGACATCAGATGTCAACTTACATTTTCAGCATATATTCAGTTTTGTCTTCAGAACTATCTcaaattttgtgtttgttgtccctttgaattttaaaaacagaaaaaattttaattaatgttcCAAAGAGGATCTGTGTTTAGATAAGAAGCATCTCTTCCTCTGGAAGGTGAGTGGTTTAGTAACTAACTGCAGCTTAAACACTAATTTGTAGCTGTGATATAAAAAGATTTAAGGTATAGCCAAAAAAATTTTGTATAGGTGAACAGCATTGTGTGATACTTTGTTTGCCTAACCTGTGATGTAACTAACTGCAAACTTGCAAGTAACTTGCCTTcaacttttgtttctgtttttaggAAGTAGAACAACCAAAAGTATCTGTTACCAAACCTATTTCCAGTAAGCAAGAGCCTAAAGCTGCTTCTAGTTTGCCTTCTGGCAACAACAATGGCAAGCCCACTGCATCAGAAAaggtgaagaaagaaacagaaaagaaatcttctgATAAAGTgagtctgatttttgttttctgttgacaTAACTCTGCTAACAAATTTGAAGTGTTTTACATGTAAACTCCCTTTTTCTGTGTAATCTGTGTAACTCAGCTCTCACTAATTGTGCATAGCTATGAGCCTAGGAGCTGCCTTATCCAATTATGTTGTCACTTAGGCAATTCAGCTTAGGTCTTGGGACAattgaatgttttaaatatagcaATAATAACAGGTTAATAAAACGTGTCAACCCAAAATGGAGGTTTCCTGAGGATTTTTTGAGGATTTTGAGGTGAAGTACAAAAAGTGGGCTTGAGCTCCTAGGTCATagatattttagagaaaatgtaTCTAAGGAAAAgatgctctgtgtgtgtgctgtatAAAGTACCCCATCTTATACTGCTAAGCTAATTGTTCCaatcattttctcattttaataagATCCATTagctttctgcattttcacgttctctgtgtgtgtgtgtgataggTAAAAGCAGATACTGTGGAAGGAGCTGATATGCCAAAGAAGCCCAGGCTTGAGAAGCAAGAGGCTCGTTCCTCTCCTATTACAGTTCAGACGAGTAAAGATTTATCCATGCCTGACTTATCTAGCTTTGAGGAAACCAGTGCTGATGATTTTGCTATGGAAATGGGTTTGGCCTGTGTTGTTTGCAGGTAAGTCAACACTGCTTCATTGCAATTGTGTatgtgcttctgtttgtttggttttgtctgtGTACTATTTAGTTAATGCTACCTGTAGGTTTTGTTCTGGAAATCGCTTAAGCACATATGCAAAATTAGTACATTTAAGCATCCTTTACGAACAAGAATGGTTGCTTGAAAATTGAGCCTTTAATGAGAAACTACTTTTCTTCGGGAAAGAGGACAtgagaaataacaaaattaaacaagatACCAAACCTAGCATaacaaatactgatttttaagtATTGGAAAACAAGTTCAAATATTAATAGCTAATAATAAGCAACATTCTAGAAAATCCGTTCTCTTCTGAGTGCATTTTTGGTGGTGTTATTATGAGTTCTGTATGTGTTGCTCCCATCTTCATAATCGTTTGGCATTACTTTACACATGACCATGTTTTTCAGTTAACCCTGTAAATAGATCTTCAATCCTGCAATCAAGATGGgttcttttcacttttcagcaAGGGCTTATAAAAATGGATCATAGCAACATTCTCTTAACAAGACATCTCATgttaacaaatataaaaaataccCTTTCAAATATTCACCCTGGGATCAAATAACTTGGATCAGGATTTGGTTTCACAGATGATTTATATCCTTGTAAGTCCCCACTGCTGTCAAAAGGAACTGTTTGGCTCTTCCAGTTGTACCTCCTTCCTTGTCCCAGTTAGGGGTGTATCACCAACACAGTATGTTATCAACTGAATCAGCTTCTGGATCAGCTCTCCACTCCGGTTCTTCAGTAGGTTTACATTTCAGTCAGCTTAGTGAGCATACTTATGCTGACACACATGGATACAAAAACATGgggccagggcagggaggaagatAGGACTGGCCAGACTTCCGGTAGCATTACTAATTACTATATTCTAGCTCAGCTTAAGCCAGTTGGGAAGCCGTGTTCTGTTTAACTTTATTCTTCAGTCATCTCCGTGGTCATTCCAGTTGTGCAGATAAGGAGGTGCATCCAGTCCATGCAAGATAAATTTCCATTGTTACAGCTAATTATACTGTTAATCAGTTATGCAGTGATGAGATTTCACATTATTCCCATGTGTTAGttcaatttttttaatctttttattatagacactgaaaaaggaagaacagttCAAACATATGAAGtatgaaataaatctttcaatTTTACCTTCTTGCAATAGCACTAATAAAATAGCTCCTATTAAGGTGATGccagagggagggagaagcacAGCAGGAACAAAACAACCCATAGAAAGAGGATGGCAGCAGTCATCCAAGACTCgggatttgttttcattttatgtgaAGCCTACTGGAACTGATGTCTTCTGGTTCTTGATTTCCAGCTCAAGCTGGGTAGGATGTTTTTCAGAGCACTCACACTTCATACTTCCTAAATCCAACATTTGTTAACACTGTATTCCACTACTTACTTCTCAGCTGTCAATGTGGGGGCCCTTACTGAGGCTGTGCATCTTGAGTCGAAATACTGACATCCCTGTAcatatgaaatgtaaaaagcactggatatttctgtaaaataactCTGGTATGAATAGTATTTGGAAACTGACAGCTATTAATATTTGTGTGCAAACAGTTGTGAATGAAAACACCGTGTCCAGTGGCTGAGTACATGGggttctctttttattcttagCCAAATGTCTTATATTGCTTAAGAAGACAAGTTGACAACAAGATGCCAGCTGTGAGTTCACAAATGCAAAAGAGTGCATTCGAATTTTaactattcctttttttaatagacGTAGAAACCAAAGTAAAGACATTAAATGTTTCTCTGGGATTTGctaatgtaaaatgtatttgcacAATTATCAGGGGTATTGAACTTTGATGcccatggtatttttttttcttgttctgttatACCAAGGTAGGCACAAAGAAGGAGAGAGTATTAAAATAACTTCACCCTTCAATGCTTGCAGATCATAGAAAAACAGGGCTCAACAGTTACAAGGATCCTCAGTTATATGAAGTAATATTATAGCAATTTGCAGATAATActgaactttttctttaaaaaaaaaattaaatgttattgaAAGAACAACCTTATTTTTTATGaatacttgtttgttttctgaaggtaAAAAATCAATAGGCTTGTTTCACAGTTATCATGTAAAAACAAGGCTGGTTTAACTTGATTCTGGGCATGAACAGTTCAGGTTTTTTTATTCAGTCTGGGATTATCTTTGTAAGTTTTAAATAGGGTGAGTCTCATCCCTTGAGACACGGGGTTAAAACATCACAGCTTTGTTCTGACCCAGTTTATTtaggaataataaataaacaaaatggcTTTTGAAATATCCTGCATCTAAAATAATAGGTCctggaatttcagaaatgtttctttctttgttttttaaatagcccatttaaaagagaaaaaatgtttagaaaacgTTCTAGTGTCCATATGGACAATGCCttcaggcttcattttcctgttatataaagaaataaggAATTACCTTTCTGTACCCATCTACAAATAGAGTTTCCATGGTTACCTGGGTACCTGCTCCTCAGGGATATGAGCAAAAGCAGCTTAGCAATTAAATAGCCTGATTTGTcatctgaaagaagaaatcGTTAGGAAACTGGTATTTGGCTAACTCACAGACATACTTCTAGTCATGTGTACATCACTAATTTGTCATTTATATAGCGTGATTACTTTCAGCAGAGACCCACGCAAAATTAAGTCCTCATCACCAGCTTACGTGTTTGCTCCAAGGCAGTGCTGCACAGTTAATCCTCTCTGTTCCATCTTTCCATGATTCTGGTATTATCTCAAATCCCAAGTGTCTGTCTGTAGGGACCAAAAGGATGGCTAATAAAATACCTGCAAAGTAGTATATTTTGGATGGTGATGCTTTAAAATCCTTTAGCAGGAAGCATTCTTACATGCTTGTCAGTGcaaaattatttgttctttatCTGTATTGCTCTACGGTTTGCAACAAAATTATCCAAATGTAGGCTAGGCCTTTGGATGCTACTATaataaaaaaagtcatataATTGGTAAAACAGTGAGGTATCTCTAAAATCCCTAGGTGAAGAAAACCAGATGAGACTTTAACttctaatataaaaatgaaaaaggaaaacaagaagtgTCATGTGTGCATGTTTAATAATATTGgacattttaatgtaaattctTGTGTGAAAATCTAAAAATTccaaatttctaaaatattatttattactcatacaggggaaaaaaaaggtgttgtAGCTCACTTGCCACAGgcacaaaatatttgtgaaagtaaaaatattttagttttcgTCTTAAGCCTTGCAACGTTTGCAACAATTGGATAATCCTTTAAGTGTTTTCTCCAATAATCTATTCTTAACTATTTGCTCTGCAGGCAAATGACAGTTATTTCTGGGAATCAGCTAGTGGAGTGTCAGGAGTGCCATAATCTCTACCACCAGGATTGCCATAAACCTCAAGTGACTGACAAGGAAGTGAATGATCCTCGACTTGTGTGGTACTGTGCTCGCTGTACCAGACAGATGAAGAGAATGGTAGGAGTCATTTCTTTGTCTAGTATGAGCACTATTTCAACAGAGAAGGTTATTTCTTATACGTGAGGATATCTTATAGTCTGCAGATGTCTTTGGAAGCATGTTGGAGAACCCAAACTATTCTACTATCATCAGGCTCTGAACTCAGCAGAGTATTTGCTTGAGGTCAATTATTGCACGGGATAGCCTTTGCAGTGACTTAAACTTTTCCTTCGATATgcccatttcctttttttttttttcagcataaatTCTACCATTTTAGTTGCAAATTCTTAGACTCCTACAGCCTGCATCCCGATACTGCTGGATCATGTCCATGTCTTCCTCAAGTTCACGCTGtctttgccttctttctgtGATGGCACAGTGCTTTCCTGTTACCTAAGCATCAACACTGCCTCTCTCCCTGCAGTGAAATAGAAAATCCTGTTCAGTAGGGCTTTTTGACTGAACTCTGTCCCCAGTACCATATTCACCATGTCCTCCACAATTCTAATCTGTTACCTTTACTTCTGAGGCGCTTTTCAGCTTGTAATTGTAAAGGCTAGACTGCAATATGATAATGctagtgttttttcttaaaacagtcTATGTTGTGGAGCCTATAACtagcttttgttgctgtttttttctacaCAGGCTCAGAAGACACAAAAACCACCTCAAAAACCCGCTCCAGCAGTGGTTTCAGTTGCACCAGCTGTGAAAGATCCGTTGGTCAAGAAGCCAGAAATTAAGTTGAAACTTGAGACCCCATCAACTTTTCTAGCCTTCAAGAGAACAGAAGTCAAGGTAATGCAGTTTAAATTTTTCAGAGGGAGAATTTACATTCCACTGCAtaattacatacatttttttgaagTTAGACCCATCTTTTCTCACAGGAACCATGAATGAAAGTCTGCTATACTGCGTGTACTGAGGTGGTACCATAGCACAGTGGTTTTGCATTAGCCcgaaaagagctgaaaaaaaaaaaaaaatcaagtcccTAAAACATCCAGCTGTTGACTGTACTTTTATGTTAAAAGAGAGTGAACAGAATTTattccaggatttttttaatggtattttataCAAGTAGGAATCCTCATAATTCTATAAAAGATGATTTGCTCTTTGTGGTCAAgtaacatttgtattttttgttagtTAGAAGGCTTCTTGTTATGGTAACAGGGAAACCCAGATGATTTTATGAGATCTAATTTAGGAGGCTAATGTATGTTGTCCCATGTTTCTAATTCCCCAAGTTATTTAACAAATGTTGTTGCAAGTTGGTTAAGGGTGGTAAACCAGAAGAAgcataataaataacaaatctAGCAAATGATGACCCTTACCTAGGAAAACACATCTGTAACTCGGAATCAAAGCaattattctgcatttgaaGTTGTATTTGCTGTTGTGCTGCCTGGATGGGAACAGTTGTGAAAAAAGTTGGGGGATCCCACTGCCATATGATAAGCTGCTAGctttattaaagaaagaaaagggggggtAGGGGAAGGTATTACTGGTTTTATTCGGCTGGGAAGTTTGAAGTTATCTgcatcctttccttttcctgttaatGTTTTTTAACTGTAGTGACCAGTGATAAAATAACGTCCGCTGGGTGTTCCTGggaaaagaactgaaacagGTTCAACCTATTCCTGCTGTGATGTGTTATACAAATAAATGCTactataataaaaatgatttctttattttagacCTCAGCAGCAGTTTCGGGGAACACAGCCAGTACAAGTGTTTCCTCTTCAGCAACCAGTGGCCTTACAGGATGGGCTGCCTTTGCAGCCAAAACCTCCTCTGCCAATCCATCAACTACCAAACTGGGATCAACAGCACAGAGTGCCAGCGGGAAACCTGCAGCTTCTTCAAATAACCAGAAACCTGTGGGTTTGTCAGGGTTGGCAACTTCTAAAACGGGACTCGGGTCAAAAATAGCTTCTGGTAACAACAGCACAAGCCCTGTACAGCTGAAACCTCCTCCACCTTTGACGCTAGGGAAAACCACTCTTAGCCGTTCGGTAAGCAGCGACAACGTCAGCAAAGTAGGGCTTCCTAGTCCCAGCAGTACCACACCGAGCACCAGCAGCCAGGTGAGCAGTGGGAACGGCAACAGCGGGACTGCGGGTAACAGTGGGGGCAGTGcaagcaaaaccacagcagaTACTGGCAATCAGTCAGCCTCCCTGAAAGGCCCGACTTCTCAGGAATCGCAGCTCAATGCCATGAAGAGGCTACAGATGGTCAAGAAGAAGGCTGCTCAAAAGAAACTCAAGAAGTAGTGCCACTGCTGGCTGATTGTGTTGGTTGTGTtctgtgaagcagcagcatttatGTTTCTCTTAAAGGAAATACCACAGTTACTGGACTGAACCAGTAATTAAATCAGGGAAGCCCAAAACCGATGTACAGGGGGCCAAACTTAGGTAATCCTAGTATTCCTTCTGACTTTACAAATTAGGAATTGAATATGCTAGAGGGATATTTGCTATTACATGCTCCTGTTTTATAGCTCAAAGCAATGAAACGTGAAATTGTAAACATTGGGTCTTCTGGAGTATTAAAAAGATTTATGTGGGTACTTAATAAATTGGATTTAATGAACCTGTCATTCTTAATCAGTACTATTAATAAAAGTATTATTAATCTGGGAAATCACTACCACTTCTCTTTTACCctgttttctgatatttaaaatgcttcagcTCTTCAGAGTTGTGTTGTGCAGTTAATGAAGTTTATCCCAAATTGTACAgttcattaaggaaaaaatagatttttctttttactgacttcaaaaaattaactctattttATATCGTGAGAGTTTTAAGTGGTGTATTTTACTTTTGTGCACTGAGAAACTTCATCTgtcattttgttgctgttatctgagggaagaggaaagggtAGAAGGTAAATGGTCCGTAACTTGTCAGAAGAGTGGAAGAGAgccaaaacagtattttcaaccTGTAAAAAACCTTAAGGTTTTCCTGTTATAATGTGAATGGAAAATATGTGTTGGGCAGTGTATCTTACAATTAAATCCCCAATCCCATTGAACCACATTGTTTTGAtatgagagagaaggaaaaacgGAAAAACATGAAGGGAATCACTGTATATGTCAGCGCGTTAGCTCCCTTTCTGGTGCACCTTTGATCATGTTGTGTGCACCAAAGTAGTTGTGCCTGCTAAcctattttggaaaatgaagtttACGTTCTTAACTGTTCCAGCATAGCCTGTGTGATTGCTATTTGAGGTCACTGCCTTCTGATACAAGGAGTgagcaaaggcagaaataatAGTTAATGACAGCATTGGTCACTGTTCAATACTTCGTATGGACAACATCACTCTCTCTGTTTGTTACAGAGTTATAGCATGAGTAGGAAAATCTTTTCTAGTAATTTCTGGGAGAggtagaaacaggaaaagatgcATATAAGTGCATGTCTTTTTACATGCTACTCAAAGTAGCAAATGGATCACATACATTATGGAAGTTCAGTTCCTTTTCCCTGTTCCACTCAgtgattttgtttctaaaaggaACGCTACTCAGGCatgctttctgctggaaaactTTGTGTTTGAATTTGCTAGCAAAtgttgcaggtttttttcctaATAGGATATTGATGTTGGATCTTTCAAGGCTTATGGGTAGATGGGTTTATGTCTGGGGAGATGTGTTGGATTTGCAGGTGCAGTTTGGAGAGAGGTACCAGGGCATGTTGGAGATGGAGAAGAATCTTAAGCTTGTAGGAAGTTGATTGCAATCTTCTGGCTGTAGAAGTGTATTCACAAAGAAATGATAGAACACAGGCCTAACCCAGCTATCCCAGGGCatctgttttatcttttaagTTATAACTGGAggaaaaactacaaaacaacCTCCAGTTTTGGTGTGGCACAGTGTCAGATTTGTATTAATGTCAAGACCCATGGCAGCCTCACTGCTTGTATGTCAGGTTGGCTAGCCTGCCAACGCTGTCTGAAGGTGCAAGGGCCAGGATCTGGAACTCAGGAGGCCAAGTATTAGGACCCATGTAATCCGGAATAGAGATCTTAATATGCCATCCCACTGTCCATCTCATAGCATTCATGAGAcaaagggttttttgtttgtttgatttgggTAGGGATATTCAGaaacctttttcctttcttcccaactcacagacttgctttttttttcccaccctaATTCATTTGTGTATTTAGAAGTGTCTAAAATAGTGATATATGGTATTTTAGATGTTAAAATATgtccaaaatatttctaatagcATAGATTTTCAAATAGAAGAGGTTATTCAGAGATCTGAACGTATTCCTTTAGTCCATCATGGAAGTGAAtgttcatattttgttttcataaagaataatgaaaaaaattaaactctgCATAGGGAAAGTTTCCTCTTTATAATGAGTGACGTATTCCACACACCTTTCATGAGAACTGTCATATCTCTGTTTACCTTGCAT from Cygnus olor isolate bCygOlo1 chromosome 4, bCygOlo1.pri.v2, whole genome shotgun sequence encodes:
- the INTS12 gene encoding integrator complex subunit 12; protein product: MAATVNLELDPIFLKALGFLHSKSKDSAEKLKALLDESLARGTDSSYRPSQKEVEQPKVSVTKPISSKQEPKAASSLPSGNNNGKPTASEKVKKETEKKSSDKVKADTVEGADMPKKPRLEKQEARSSPITVQTSKDLSMPDLSSFEETSADDFAMEMGLACVVCRQMTVISGNQLVECQECHNLYHQDCHKPQVTDKEVNDPRLVWYCARCTRQMKRMAQKTQKPPQKPAPAVVSVAPAVKDPLVKKPEIKLKLETPSTFLAFKRTEVKTSAAVSGNTASTSVSSSATSGLTGWAAFAAKTSSANPSTTKLGSTAQSASGKPAASSNNQKPVGLSGLATSKTGLGSKIASGNNSTSPVQLKPPPPLTLGKTTLSRSVSSDNVSKVGLPSPSSTTPSTSSQVSSGNGNSGTAGNSGGSASKTTADTGNQSASLKGPTSQESQLNAMKRLQMVKKKAAQKKLKK